In one Pseudomonas tensinigenes genomic region, the following are encoded:
- the ycaC gene encoding isochorismate family cysteine hydrolase YcaC — MTTPTYNRLNKDDAIVLLVDHQTGLISLVQDFSPNEFKNNVLALADLAKFFELPTILTTSFEQGPNGPLVPELKEMFPDAPYIARPGQINAWDNEDFVKAIKATGRKQIIIAGVVTDVCVAFPTLSALAEGFDVFVVTDASGTFNTTVQQAAWSRMTQAGAQMMNWFSVACELHRDWRNDIEGLGNLLSQRIPNYRNLMNSYSALTAQQK; from the coding sequence ATGACCACTCCAACCTACAACCGCCTCAACAAAGACGACGCCATCGTGCTGCTGGTCGACCACCAGACCGGCCTGATTTCGCTGGTGCAGGACTTCTCTCCAAACGAATTCAAGAACAACGTGCTGGCCCTGGCTGATCTGGCCAAGTTTTTCGAACTGCCGACCATCCTCACCACCAGTTTTGAACAAGGCCCGAATGGCCCGCTGGTGCCAGAGCTGAAAGAGATGTTCCCGGACGCGCCGTATATCGCTCGCCCAGGCCAGATCAACGCTTGGGACAATGAAGATTTCGTCAAAGCGATCAAAGCTACCGGCCGTAAGCAGATCATCATTGCCGGCGTGGTGACGGATGTCTGCGTAGCGTTCCCGACCTTGTCGGCGCTGGCAGAGGGGTTTGATGTGTTTGTGGTCACCGACGCGTCTGGCACCTTCAACACCACCGTGCAACAAGCCGCCTGGAGCCGCATGACGCAGGCTGGCGCACAGATGATGAACTGGTTCTCGGTGGCGTGTGAGTTGCACCGCGACTGGCGCAACGACATTGAAGGTCTGGGCAACCTGCTGTCGCAGCGGATCCCTAACTACCGCAACCTGATGAACAGCTACTCGGCGCTCACAGCTCA
- a CDS encoding sensor domain-containing diguanylate cyclase, translated as MLGRRPPEPNTEDPSRAASARNALRAGSTFRLTVSFMLVVVLAFLTVESWRTWRDYRAAFASARDSVTNLARATAQHAEDTIRQMDVLTAALSERIEGDGLQNLDVPRIHKLLVQQSKIMPQLHGLFIYGADGQWIVTDKEVTPETANNADRDYFQYHRSHDDRQVRIGDVVESRSTHDLIIPVSRRLNNPDGSFAGVLLGTVKVSYFVDYYGDFRIDDKGALVLARRDGTILVRRPFIASVIGKSLANSEIFKVYLPNANAGIAQVRAVVDDTERLYGYRALTTYPLVVEAGLSRDSIIEPWQQDLLKNGFVLVFLILVLSGFGLVVLHQLRQRMAMEREIRYAHQTMRDMALTDSLTGLGNRRRLDNALMDEIRLARRQGSALSLIMLDVDHFKRYNDQYGHAAGDDCLSAVGQAIQQAVKRPSDLAVRYGGEEFTVLLPNTDNAGAIQVTEDILQAIRALKLEHAGHPLGYVTASAGITTWHPVDDTVTPATLLKAADTCLYQAKQQGRNRWCSQGKQPDIAVMS; from the coding sequence ATGCTCGGACGCCGCCCGCCAGAGCCGAACACCGAAGACCCAAGCAGAGCCGCCTCTGCCCGTAACGCCTTGCGCGCTGGCTCGACATTCCGCCTTACGGTCAGCTTTATGCTGGTGGTGGTACTGGCCTTTCTGACGGTCGAGAGCTGGCGCACCTGGCGCGACTATCGCGCTGCATTCGCCTCCGCGCGCGATTCGGTGACCAACCTGGCCCGCGCCACTGCACAGCATGCCGAAGACACCATTCGGCAAATGGATGTGCTGACCGCCGCCCTGAGTGAGCGGATCGAAGGCGATGGACTGCAGAACCTCGACGTGCCGCGGATCCACAAACTGCTGGTGCAGCAATCGAAAATCATGCCGCAGTTGCATGGCTTGTTCATCTACGGCGCGGATGGGCAGTGGATCGTTACCGACAAGGAGGTCACGCCCGAGACCGCCAACAATGCCGATCGCGATTACTTTCAATATCACCGCAGCCATGATGATCGGCAGGTGCGCATCGGTGATGTGGTGGAAAGCCGATCGACCCATGACCTGATCATTCCCGTCTCCCGCCGCCTGAACAATCCCGATGGCTCGTTCGCCGGGGTGCTGCTGGGCACGGTCAAGGTCAGCTACTTTGTCGACTATTACGGCGACTTCAGGATCGATGACAAAGGCGCACTGGTGCTGGCCAGACGCGACGGCACCATCCTCGTGCGCCGGCCGTTCATCGCCTCGGTGATCGGCAAAAGCCTGGCCAACAGCGAGATCTTCAAGGTCTACCTGCCCAACGCCAACGCCGGTATTGCGCAAGTCCGCGCGGTGGTCGACGACACTGAGCGGTTGTATGGCTATCGCGCGCTCACCACCTATCCGCTGGTGGTCGAGGCCGGGCTTTCACGGGACTCGATCATCGAACCGTGGCAGCAGGATTTGCTGAAAAACGGCTTCGTGCTGGTGTTTCTGATTTTGGTGCTCAGCGGTTTCGGCCTGGTCGTGCTGCACCAGTTGCGCCAGCGCATGGCCATGGAGCGGGAAATTCGCTACGCGCACCAGACCATGCGTGACATGGCGCTGACCGACAGCCTGACCGGACTGGGCAACCGCCGACGCCTGGACAACGCGCTGATGGACGAAATCCGCCTGGCGCGGCGACAGGGTTCCGCGCTGTCATTGATCATGCTCGATGTCGACCACTTCAAACGCTACAACGACCAGTATGGCCATGCGGCGGGCGATGATTGCCTGAGCGCTGTCGGGCAGGCGATCCAGCAAGCGGTCAAACGACCGAGCGACCTGGCGGTGCGCTACGGCGGCGAAGAATTCACCGTGCTGTTGCCCAACACCGACAATGCCGGCGCCATTCAGGTTACCGAAGACATACTGCAGGCCATCCGCGCACTGAAACTGGAGCACGCCGGGCATCCATTGGGCTATGTCACCGCCAGCGCCGGGATTACCACTTGGCATCCAGTCGATGACACGGTAACCCCGGCGACCCTGTTGAAAGCAGCCGATACCTGCCTGTATCAAGCCAAGCAACAGGGCCGTAATCGCTGGTGCTCACAGGGCAAACAACCCGACATCGCGGTTATGAGCTAA
- a CDS encoding response regulator transcription factor has product MNSHLFPQIGKVIASTGSRHFSRMLHDLILTQLAVDATHIRQMRVEPVGRASSRSEPEPLKEPALLAETVFSEHSAAAHHLQNPPAATSADASQLHLTRRKDGYRYVISVYRNDESQRFSAQERSLLQDISPVLLPMVEKHINALQPANPDPQSPPESAEGNGLETLRLRFDERLEQLGLSLSNRETEVCVGLLAGRTAPELAEQLALKVNTVESYLKRAAIKLGISGRHSLMRWMYSPLEALASSAA; this is encoded by the coding sequence ATGAACTCACACTTGTTCCCCCAAATCGGCAAGGTCATTGCCAGCACCGGCAGCCGGCACTTTTCGCGCATGCTGCATGACCTGATCCTGACGCAACTGGCGGTAGACGCCACGCACATCCGGCAGATGCGTGTCGAACCGGTGGGCCGCGCGTCGAGCCGCAGCGAGCCTGAGCCGCTGAAAGAGCCGGCCCTGCTCGCCGAAACGGTATTTTCCGAACACAGTGCGGCGGCCCACCATTTACAGAATCCGCCGGCCGCGACCAGCGCGGACGCCTCGCAACTGCACCTGACCCGGCGCAAGGACGGCTACCGCTACGTGATTTCGGTGTATCGCAACGACGAGTCGCAGCGCTTTTCCGCGCAGGAACGCAGCCTGTTGCAGGACATCTCCCCGGTGCTGCTGCCGATGGTGGAAAAACACATCAACGCCCTGCAACCGGCCAACCCTGATCCACAAAGCCCACCCGAGTCAGCCGAAGGCAACGGCCTGGAAACCTTGCGCCTGCGCTTTGACGAGCGTCTGGAGCAACTGGGGCTGAGCCTGTCGAACCGCGAAACCGAAGTGTGTGTCGGCCTGCTCGCCGGGCGCACGGCGCCGGAATTGGCCGAGCAGTTGGCGCTGAAGGTCAACACCGTGGAGAGCTATCTGAAACGGGCGGCGATCAAGTTGGGGATCAGCGGGCGGCATTCGTTGATGCGCTGGATGTATTCGCCGTTGGAGGCGTTGGCGTCGAGTGCGGCTTGA
- a CDS encoding DUF6124 family protein: MFKATPNPPDTDPIPYDAALEPQNIKEATERAINFYLNPSALKTSKPTRKTGKIYLIDPTIDDETLLVEAYESLSSASDMATPYTPNAMFRVNPQTDTESLLANACESLASASVMLCDFAGMLEGPHR; encoded by the coding sequence ATGTTCAAAGCCACACCCAACCCACCAGATACCGATCCAATCCCCTACGACGCCGCACTCGAACCTCAAAACATCAAAGAGGCCACAGAACGGGCGATCAATTTCTACCTCAACCCTTCCGCGCTCAAAACCTCAAAACCCACCCGCAAAACCGGCAAGATCTACCTGATCGACCCCACCATCGACGACGAAACCCTGCTCGTTGAAGCCTACGAATCGTTGTCATCGGCCAGTGACATGGCCACGCCCTATACGCCCAACGCTATGTTCCGGGTCAACCCGCAAACCGATACCGAATCCCTGCTGGCAAACGCCTGTGAATCGCTGGCCTCGGCCTCGGTCATGTTGTGTGATTTTGCCGGGATGCTGGAGGGGCCGCATCGCTAG
- a CDS encoding MacB family efflux pump subunit — protein sequence MTEPLLQLTGITRSFTAGDREFLALNNINLTINAGEMVAIIGASGSGKSTLMNILGCLDYATAGSYRINGQETRDLDNQALAELRRDYFGFIFQRYHLLPHLSAMHNVEMPAIYAGTPQLQRHARARELLARLGLEGHLTHRPSQLSGGQQQRVSIARALMNGGEVILADEPTGALDTVSGKEVMRILLELHAAGHTVILVTHDPKVAANAERIIEVSDGEILSDRANERDTTHLLSDEPVTPKATASRRLVASLGLFKEAFAMAWVALISHRMRTLLTMLGIVIGITSVVSISAVGEGAKNYVLKDIAAIGSNTIDVYPGSSYGDKRAAAIETLTPADVTALNQLYYVDSATPMIGRSLLLRYRNIDLDAQVNGVSDQYFKVRGIKMAAGIPFNENDARRQAQVVVIDHNTRQRLFGQDVDPLGQVILIGNLPCTVIGVAAQDKSLFASGKTLNVWVPYETAAGRVLGQRYLDSISVRMKDGQPSKVVEEHVTQLLLQRHGTKDFFTNNLDSVLQTVQKTSRSLALLLSLIAVISLVVGGIGVMNIMLVSVTERTREIGIRMAVGARQSDIRQQFLVEAVMVCLLGGAIGISLSYAIGHLFSVFIKEWEMVFSLASVLTAVVCSTLIGIVFGFVPARNASRLDPIEALARD from the coding sequence ATGACTGAGCCACTGCTACAGCTCACCGGCATCACCCGCAGTTTCACCGCTGGCGACCGCGAGTTTCTCGCGCTGAACAACATCAATCTGACGATCAATGCCGGGGAAATGGTCGCGATCATCGGCGCCTCGGGCTCGGGCAAATCGACGCTGATGAACATCCTCGGTTGCCTAGATTACGCCACCGCTGGCAGCTACAGGATCAACGGCCAGGAAACCCGCGATCTGGACAATCAGGCGCTGGCCGAACTGCGCCGTGACTACTTTGGCTTCATCTTCCAGCGTTACCACTTGCTGCCGCATTTGAGCGCGATGCACAACGTCGAGATGCCGGCGATTTACGCCGGTACGCCGCAGCTTCAGCGCCATGCCCGCGCCCGCGAGTTGTTGGCGCGACTGGGTCTGGAAGGGCATTTGACGCATCGGCCGAGCCAGCTCTCCGGCGGTCAGCAGCAGCGGGTGAGTATCGCCCGGGCGTTGATGAATGGCGGCGAGGTGATCCTCGCCGACGAGCCGACCGGCGCACTCGACACGGTCAGCGGCAAGGAGGTGATGCGCATCCTCCTGGAGCTGCACGCGGCGGGCCACACGGTGATTCTGGTGACCCACGACCCGAAAGTCGCGGCCAACGCCGAGCGCATCATTGAAGTCAGCGACGGCGAAATCCTCAGCGACCGCGCCAACGAGCGCGACACCACGCACCTGCTCAGCGATGAACCGGTGACGCCGAAAGCCACTGCCTCTCGACGTCTTGTTGCCAGTCTCGGTTTGTTCAAAGAAGCGTTCGCCATGGCCTGGGTGGCGTTGATTTCCCATCGCATGCGTACCTTGCTGACCATGCTCGGCATCGTCATTGGCATCACCTCGGTGGTGTCGATTTCCGCAGTTGGGGAGGGCGCGAAGAACTACGTGCTCAAGGACATCGCCGCCATTGGCAGCAATACCATCGATGTCTATCCCGGCAGCAGTTACGGCGACAAACGTGCCGCCGCCATCGAAACCCTGACGCCGGCCGATGTCACCGCGCTGAATCAGTTGTATTACGTCGACAGCGCCACGCCGATGATCGGCCGCAGCCTGTTGCTGCGTTATCGCAATATCGACCTCGACGCGCAGGTCAACGGCGTCAGCGACCAGTACTTCAAAGTGCGCGGAATCAAGATGGCCGCGGGCATCCCGTTCAACGAAAACGATGCACGGCGCCAGGCGCAGGTGGTGGTCATCGATCACAACACCCGCCAACGTTTGTTCGGGCAAGACGTGGATCCGTTGGGTCAGGTGATCCTGATCGGCAACCTGCCGTGCACAGTGATCGGCGTGGCCGCGCAGGATAAAAGCCTGTTCGCCTCGGGCAAGACCCTGAATGTCTGGGTGCCTTATGAAACGGCGGCCGGGCGGGTATTGGGTCAGCGTTATCTGGACAGCATCAGCGTGCGCATGAAGGACGGCCAGCCGAGCAAAGTCGTGGAAGAGCACGTTACTCAACTGTTGCTGCAACGCCACGGCACCAAGGATTTCTTCACCAACAACCTCGACAGCGTCTTGCAGACCGTGCAGAAAACCAGCCGCTCACTGGCGTTGCTGCTGTCGCTGATTGCGGTGATTTCCCTGGTGGTCGGCGGTATCGGGGTGATGAACATCATGCTGGTGTCGGTGACCGAGCGTACGCGGGAAATCGGTATTCGCATGGCGGTGGGCGCGCGGCAGTCGGACATTCGTCAGCAGTTTTTGGTGGAGGCGGTGATGGTGTGCCTGTTGGGCGGGGCGATCGGGATTTCCCTGTCGTATGCCATCGGGCATTTGTTTTCGGTGTTTATCAAAGAGTGGGAGATGGTGTTTTCGCTGGCGTCGGTGCTGACGGCGGTGGTGTGCTCGACGTTGATCGGGATTGTGTTTGGCTTTGTGCCGGCGCGGAATGCTTCGCGGCTTGATCCGATCGAGGCTTTGGCGCGGGATTAA
- the macA gene encoding macrolide transporter subunit MacA: MEKSKLRKVGMGLALVAVAGLAFYAVQAPAEAPQYLTAPVERSDIENAVLATGLLEGIKQVDVGAQVSGQLKSLKVKVGDKVKKGQWLAEIDPLVLQNTLRQAQVDEENLQAQKRATQAQLRQTKAIYERYKNLQDDASISRQDFETAESDYQVQQANLMSLDAQIKSAHIQIDTAKVNLAYTRIVAPIDGDVVGVVTQEGQTVIASQLAPVLLKLADLDTMTVKAQVSEADVIHIAPGQEVYFTILGEDKRYYAKLRGTDPAPQNFLETPPAGTPKQSSAVFYNALFEVPNPDHRLRISMTAQVRIILDTAKSVLTVPVAALGPRNADGSFPVRVLDAKGHAQSRNVQTGINNNVKVQINDGLAEGDRVVIGDPLTNVAGA, translated from the coding sequence ATGGAAAAGTCGAAGTTGCGCAAAGTCGGTATGGGTCTGGCGTTGGTCGCGGTGGCGGGATTGGCGTTCTACGCGGTGCAGGCACCGGCCGAGGCGCCGCAATACCTGACCGCCCCGGTTGAACGCAGTGACATCGAAAACGCGGTGCTGGCCACCGGGTTGCTCGAAGGCATCAAACAAGTGGACGTCGGTGCGCAGGTGTCCGGGCAGTTGAAGTCGCTCAAGGTCAAGGTCGGCGACAAGGTGAAGAAGGGCCAGTGGCTGGCGGAAATCGATCCGCTGGTATTGCAGAACACCCTGCGTCAGGCCCAGGTCGATGAGGAAAACCTGCAAGCGCAAAAACGCGCCACTCAGGCTCAACTGAGGCAGACCAAAGCGATTTACGAGCGCTACAAGAACTTGCAGGACGACGCGTCGATCTCGCGCCAGGACTTTGAAACCGCCGAGTCGGACTATCAGGTACAACAGGCCAATCTGATGTCGCTGGACGCGCAGATCAAAAGCGCGCACATCCAGATCGACACGGCCAAGGTCAATCTGGCGTATACGCGGATTGTCGCGCCAATCGATGGCGACGTGGTCGGCGTGGTCACTCAAGAAGGGCAAACGGTGATCGCCAGCCAACTGGCGCCGGTCCTGCTGAAACTGGCGGATCTGGACACCATGACGGTGAAAGCGCAGGTGTCCGAAGCCGATGTGATTCACATCGCCCCGGGCCAAGAAGTGTATTTCACCATTCTCGGCGAGGACAAACGCTACTACGCGAAATTGCGCGGCACGGACCCGGCGCCGCAGAACTTCCTCGAAACGCCACCCGCCGGCACGCCGAAACAAAGCAGCGCGGTGTTCTACAACGCCTTGTTCGAGGTGCCGAACCCCGACCATCGTTTGCGCATTTCGATGACCGCGCAGGTGCGCATTATCCTCGACACCGCCAAGTCGGTGCTGACCGTACCGGTGGCGGCGCTCGGCCCGCGCAATGCCGATGGCAGCTTCCCCGTGCGCGTGCTCGACGCCAAGGGCCACGCGCAGTCGCGCAATGTGCAGACCGGGATCAACAACAACGTCAAAGTGCAGATCAACGACGGTCTGGCTGAAGGTGATCGCGTGGTCATCGGTGATCCGCTGACGAATGTGGCGGGGGCCTGA